The Oscarella lobularis chromosome 12, ooOscLobu1.1, whole genome shotgun sequence genome window below encodes:
- the LOC136193475 gene encoding uncharacterized protein isoform X3 → MFFRTKTGFYLRKKLKKLLGSRDALLKPLHKRQGNFQALFQLIVDFNQTCSEKKLSSSSEARKIERVIDVLSSRMDEGFRCNFPFYIMMSWRLQSFSSKAKEYFVDCVMKLRVLNVEAIDVVREVIRNNIWVSWHVAVNQSSTKTLTEAFEFVCQEKFKSSHLASKGLEGLQILFFAGAARGLLYAHEGKKSLPELYWEDCIKFVNAEEINWSSEATDSLHLLLQFAAAVLPSSFSVRLFESLVKKFQIFSFRVVRDLLRHFFSLKSLETETCQVLSAILRAHFFYNTDSLLHIQYNALGDERLLQEACDLLLFFYEDCFKREITPEVTSPSAVKMARNEMKKWCEGILLCLSTTTGKWPSYATSFLRMLPEQMHSIFHHEVSAFLKSKAAKFPVAVFASAIDFVDPEALGHFFDDYVCGQVDLKQDQWQELFTLVDGSKSRKWNLAKQSVLSFLQRVANSAYISRPADFFLVLLSLSNPEKCPEILTVCGESSHDILLKKFSDFLLKYFKGHTLDLRRKINNVLSGLEHPKSSPLCDCLLDVYLQVVIPTKADIVAGSSDGSVADFVSVLECEMGEIHQNRSPVLSVKSTILWTLLARIVERVPVSSLSLFRMPYVVQLLGRVHDKVVLPSATEMIDEKLTHLQVCYKTWYSNVRSWLVEEKSRFDKGEMTVEECSSYKKKHDRIRAFSKCFSSVGLIPTTDGVNKRMSSFADMARQLIKLLYYKDQSTSLVISFEKVFEKWNVKIHTSVSDVREKKMLSTNSCDLQKMKFGCLVTYAQACETLAAVENWLAPLRKLMPMLGCFTANASILFSSYMEREMQQIEKLSATKGLDFKDPQKEDAEISVAVPLDTFKKALKGAKKSLKLLLKNDASYRNVSILGHERFRDVSIKAELEKLVHYEKFAESYREYLDEVWQGMVDMSNLRHYFRLICAIENSCQQYSMVFVREDSEFQKLVSEKETLMNAEKITTGECSALKRKLDKILLNTPHEKLRLFLMVQESQEFFKLIQKGCYYSTEGRIRFKEQVQLITDQLQSQEYDETVLNHLLVAFECVAPFTNPRATFVYLLTTLNESDKYSYNNWIKEICTVNSNMNLVKLWFSKVTQ, encoded by the exons ATGTTTTTTCGAACTAAAACTGGATTTTATCTGCGCaaaaagctgaaaaaatTACTTGGTTCAAGGGACGCGTTGCTCAAACCGCTGCACAAGCGTCAAGGAAATTTTCAGGCTCTTTTTCAACTTATTGTTGATTTCAACCAAACT TgctctgagaaaaaattgtcgtcctcttctgaagcaagaaaaattgagAGAGTCATAGACGTACTATCTTCTCGCATGGATGAAGGGTTTCGGTGcaattttcctttttataTAATGATGTCTTGGAGACTTCAAAG TTTTTCatcgaaagcaaaagaatACTTTGTTGATTGTGTTATGAAGCTGAGGGTCTTGAATGTTGAAGCAATAGATGTAGTGAGAGAAGTGATTCG AAATAATATTTGGGTGTCATGGCATGTGGCCGTTAATCAAAGCTCAACTAAGACGTTGACTGAAGCGTTTGAATTTGTGTGCCAAGAAAAGTTTAAGTCTTCTCATCTGGCTTCGAAAGGTTTAGAAGGCTTGCAAATTTTATTCTTTGCTG GTGCCGCACGTGGTTTATTGTATGCTcacgaaggaaagaaaagtttACCAGAGCTTTATTGGGAGGATTGCATCAAG ttTGTGAATGCCGAGGAAATAAACTGGAGTTCTGAAGCAACAGATAGCCTACATTTGTTGCTTCAGTTCGCAGCTGCTGTTTTACCGAGCAGCTTTAGCGTTAGGTTGTTTGAGTCACTcgtgaaaaaatttcaaatatttaGCTTCAGGGTTGTAAG GGATCTTCTGCGGCACTTTTTCTCACTTAAATCCCTTGAAACCGAGACTTGCCAAGTATTATCTGCGATCCTTCGTGCCCACTTTTTTTACAACACCGATTCTTTACTGCACATCCAATACAACGCTTTGGGCGATGAACGTTTACTGCAGGAG GCATGTGATctacttctctttttctatgAAGACTGTTTTAAAAGGGAAATAACCCCCGAAGTTACTTCTCCATCTGCCGTTAAGATGGCGAGAAATGAGATGAAAAAATGGTGTGAAGGCAttctcctttgtctttctaCCACAACAGGAAAATGGCCTTCTTACGCGACATCCTTTCTACGAATGCTTCCAGAGCAAATGCATTCCATCTTTCACCATGAG GTTAGCGCGTTTTTGAAAAGCAAGGCTGCCAAGTTTCCTGTCGCAGTGTTTGCGTCAGCGATCGACTTTGTTGATCCAGAG GCGCTGGGCCACTTTTTTGACGACTACGTGTGTGGGCAGGTTGATCTGAAGCAGGATCAGTGGCAGGAGCTGTTCACGTTGGTTGATGGTTCCAAAAG tcgaAAATGGAACCTTGCTAAGCAAAGTGTACTGTCGTTCTTACAACGCGTTGCAAATTCTGCGTATATCAGTCGTCCTGCCGACTTCTTCTTGGTTTTGTTGTCCCTCAGCAACCCAGAGAAATGTCCTGAAATTTTGACCGTTTGTGGCGAAAGTTCTCACGACATATTGCTCAAGAAATTctctgattttcttttgaaatattttaaaGGACACACACTTGacctgagaagaaaaattaataatgttCTG AGTGGTCTTGAGCATCCGAAATCGTCTCCGTTGTGCGATTGTCTTCTTGATGTTTACTTACAG GTCGTGATTCCTACAAAAGCTGATATTGTTGCAGGAAGTTCTGATGGCAGTGTAGCGGATTTTGTTTCGGTTTTAGAATGCGAAATGGGAGAAATCCACCAAAATAGAAGTCCAGTTCTTTCAGTCAAAAGTACAATTCTCTGGACTCTTTTGGCTCGCATTGTTGAAAGGGTTCCGGTGTCATCTCTATCTCTATTTCGAATGCCGTATGTTGTTCAGTTGCTAGGAAGAGTGCACGATAAAGTTGTCTTGCCCTCTGCTACGGAAATGATTGACGAAAAGTTGACGCATCTTCAAGTTTGTTACAAAACATGGTACTCTAACGTTCGCAGCTGGCTTGTTGAGGAGAAGTCTCGATTTGATAAAGGGGAAATGACAGTTGAAGAGTGTTCTTCATACAAGAAAAAACACGATAGAATTAGGGCATTTTCCAAATGTTTCTCAAGCGTAGGCCTTATCCCGACCACAGATGGCGTTAACAAAAGGATGAGTTCTTTTGCCGACATGGCGCGCCAGCTGATAAAGCTTCTCTACTATAAAGATCAATCGACTTCCCTAGT gatTTCTTTCGAAAAAGTATTTGAAAAATGGAACGTGAAAATACACACAAGTGTATCAGACGtaagggagaaaaaaatgctaaGTACCAATTCCTGCGATCTTCAAAAAATGAAGTTTGGTTGCTTGGTTACGTATGCTCAAGCTTGTGAAACCCTTGCCGCCGTTGAAAATTGGCTGGCGCCTTTGCGTAAGCTTATGCCCATGTTGGGCTGCTTCACGGCAAACGCTAGTATTCTTTTTTCCTCGTACATGGAGCGAGAGATGCAGCAAATCGAAAAACTGAGCGCGACGAAAGGTTTAGACTTTAAGGATCCTCAGAAGGAGGATGCAGAAATTTCTGTTGCTGTACCGTTAGAC ACGTTCAAGAAAGCACTCAAAGGGGCCAAAAAATCTTTGAAGCTTCTACTAAAGAACGACGCAAGCTACAGAAATGTTTCTATACTAGGACATGAACGTTTTCGAGATGTCAGTATTAAAGCGGAGCTTGAAAAGCTTGTTCATTACGAAAAATTTGCGGAATCTTACCGTGAATACCTGGACGAAGTGTGGCAAGGCATGGTGGATATGAGTAATCTGAGACACTATTTTCGCCTAATTTGT GCTATTGAGAATTCTTGCCAGCAGTACAGTATGGTTTTTGTTAGAGAAGACAGCGAGTTCCAAAAGCTTGTATCTGAAAAGGAGACTTTGATGAATG CCGAAAAGATAACAACAGGCGAGTGCAGTGCTCTAAAAAGAAAGTTAGACAAAATCTTGCTTAATACACCGCACGAGAAACTTCGCCTTTTCTTAATG GTTCAGGAAAGCCAAGAATTCTTCAAGCTCATACAAAAGGGTTGCTACTACTCGACGGAAGGACGTATTCGCTTTAAAGAGCAG GTCCAACTCATAACAGATCAACTTCAAAGTCAAGAGTACGACGAAACTGTTCTGAATCATTTGTTGGTTGCTTTTGAATGCGTCGCGCCTTTCACCAATCCTAGAGCAACGTTTGTGTATCTTCTAACGACATTGAATGAATCCGACAAATATTCTTATAACAATTGGATCAAGGAAATATGCACAGTCAACAGTAACATGAATTTAGTCAAACTATGGTTTTCCAA GGTGACACAATAG